In Priestia megaterium NBRC 15308 = ATCC 14581, the following proteins share a genomic window:
- a CDS encoding LytTR family DNA-binding domain-containing protein, translating to MKPFKASALLDVISELFSDEASIAVSDLETYVYYRASKRINLKISPGDQIKKGTITYKALERKQKVSEFIHRDVFGTPYYGMAVPFLDEGEVQGCVTAIFPALTSGKSVVTLKVNEGWIPVPFSKIIYVEARDRKTYVYAQKYTGTHKYTLNEFDYVLPKEEFVRCHRSFIVNVTQIQEIYPDTHSTFLLVMSSGEKIPVSQSYASYFRKLLGF from the coding sequence ATGAAACCATTTAAAGCTTCAGCATTATTAGACGTTATCAGCGAATTGTTCTCTGATGAAGCGTCGATTGCCGTTTCAGATCTAGAAACGTACGTGTATTACCGGGCAAGTAAACGAATTAATTTAAAAATCAGCCCTGGAGATCAAATTAAAAAAGGAACGATTACATATAAAGCATTAGAACGAAAGCAAAAAGTATCAGAATTTATTCACCGAGACGTGTTTGGCACGCCTTACTACGGCATGGCCGTGCCTTTCTTAGACGAAGGAGAGGTTCAAGGGTGCGTGACGGCGATTTTTCCTGCGTTAACGAGCGGAAAGTCAGTTGTGACGTTAAAGGTGAACGAGGGATGGATACCGGTTCCTTTCTCAAAAATTATCTACGTAGAAGCGCGTGACCGAAAAACATATGTGTACGCACAGAAGTATACGGGTACGCATAAATACACGTTAAATGAATTTGATTATGTGCTTCCAAAAGAAGAGTTTGTGCGCTGTCATCGTTCCTTTATCGTCAATGTGACGCAAATTCAAGAAATTTATCCTGATACACATTCAACTTTTTTACTAGTAATGAGCAGCGGAGAAAAAATTCCGGTCAGTCAGTCGTACGCCAGCTATTTTCGAAAACTCCTTGGGTTTTAA
- a CDS encoding DUF421 domain-containing protein, whose translation MGYAESTFRIACSFFVLLLLTRLMGKTEISQLNVFTFITAITIGNIASSLSTDKRVEIDKGVYSLLGWTFLTIAMGYLGMKSKKARHLITGEPKIVIKQGKVMEKALKQVRLDIESLLGMLRQQNVFSIKDVEYAILEINGNLSVMQKQDKKPNSWSKTLLFPTSTGVIYDGKANEDALKDLHVDNNWLHKQLEKAGVNSIDDVFYAEVQSDGSLYIDYKKDKFNS comes from the coding sequence ATGGGCTATGCTGAATCGACGTTTCGAATCGCCTGTTCATTTTTTGTGCTGCTTCTTTTAACGCGGCTCATGGGAAAAACAGAAATCAGCCAGCTAAATGTGTTTACGTTTATTACGGCGATTACGATTGGTAATATTGCTTCTTCCCTCTCCACTGATAAGCGAGTAGAGATTGATAAAGGAGTTTATTCACTGCTAGGATGGACATTTTTAACGATCGCTATGGGCTATCTTGGAATGAAATCGAAAAAAGCGCGCCATCTTATTACCGGTGAGCCTAAAATTGTGATTAAGCAAGGGAAAGTGATGGAAAAGGCATTAAAACAAGTCCGGCTAGATATTGAATCTCTTTTAGGCATGCTGAGGCAGCAAAACGTATTTTCCATAAAAGATGTAGAATACGCCATATTAGAAATCAACGGAAACCTTTCCGTTATGCAAAAACAAGATAAAAAGCCGAACTCGTGGTCAAAAACGCTTTTATTTCCCACTTCAACGGGCGTTATTTACGATGGAAAAGCGAATGAAGATGCCTTGAAGGACCTGCATGTAGATAATAATTGGCTGCATAAACAGCTAGAAAAAGCGGGAGTCAACTCAATTGATGACGTCTTTTACGCTGAGGTCCAGTCCGACGGATCGCTTTACATTGACTATAAAAAAGACAAATTTAACTCATAA
- a CDS encoding DHA2 family efflux MFS transporter permease subunit yields MNTQTQQSDQARTRSIFGVMIMGALVAFLNQTLINIALPQMMDHFHVTAATGNWLTTIFMLVNGIVIPITAFLMNRFTTRQLYITAMGLFTVGTLLCGIAPTFSVILVGRVVQAAGAGILFPLITNVIFTLFPPDRRGFAMGIFGVAMNFAPAVGPTLSGLIVEHYSWRVLFFMMFPIALINVIAAIILVKNVTETSRPKLDVLGVILSTVGFGGLLYAFATGGTKGWTSTEVLAMFIVGGISILFFIFRQLKIDQPLLEFRIFRYRMFTLTTIINVIVTMAMFSGMILMPIYMQNVRGFSPFLSGLLLLPGGIVMGIMSPITGRLFDKFGARWLAVIGLAITVVTTYELTKLETTTTFMYVMIVYTVRMFGMSLLMMPIFTAGLNELALSLNKYGTAMVNTLRMVAGAVGMAFFVSIMMNQGEKHVKNIVTNQQILPADKGSMAEAVNQGTAMGINDAFMIATILSVIAFVLAFFIRKTSPKEDTITNRVKKAS; encoded by the coding sequence ATGAATACACAAACACAACAGTCCGATCAAGCCCGAACTCGGTCTATTTTTGGCGTAATGATAATGGGAGCGCTCGTCGCTTTTTTAAATCAAACGCTGATTAACATTGCGCTTCCGCAAATGATGGATCATTTCCATGTAACGGCGGCTACGGGTAACTGGTTAACAACCATCTTTATGTTAGTAAACGGAATTGTTATTCCAATTACAGCATTTTTAATGAATCGATTTACTACAAGGCAGCTGTATATTACAGCAATGGGGCTGTTTACAGTAGGAACACTGCTTTGCGGTATTGCACCGACATTTTCCGTTATTTTAGTGGGACGCGTCGTGCAAGCAGCAGGAGCAGGGATTTTATTTCCGTTAATTACCAACGTTATTTTTACATTATTCCCGCCTGACCGACGCGGCTTTGCGATGGGGATTTTTGGTGTAGCGATGAACTTCGCACCGGCAGTAGGGCCGACGCTTTCTGGTTTAATAGTTGAGCACTACTCATGGCGCGTTTTATTCTTTATGATGTTTCCAATTGCACTCATTAACGTAATTGCGGCTATTATTTTAGTGAAAAACGTGACGGAAACAAGCCGACCTAAGCTAGATGTGCTTGGCGTTATTTTGTCAACAGTTGGATTTGGCGGCTTGCTTTATGCGTTCGCTACGGGCGGTACAAAGGGCTGGACCAGCACTGAAGTATTAGCTATGTTCATTGTAGGCGGTATTTCAATTCTGTTCTTTATTTTCCGTCAGTTAAAAATCGATCAGCCGCTTCTTGAATTCCGTATTTTCCGTTACCGTATGTTCACTTTAACAACAATCATTAACGTGATTGTAACAATGGCAATGTTTTCAGGTATGATTTTAATGCCGATTTATATGCAAAACGTACGCGGTTTTTCACCGTTTCTTTCAGGCTTGCTGTTACTGCCAGGGGGAATTGTAATGGGGATTATGTCTCCGATTACAGGACGTCTGTTTGATAAGTTTGGAGCAAGATGGCTTGCTGTTATTGGTTTAGCGATTACCGTTGTGACAACATATGAACTAACAAAACTTGAAACAACAACAACATTTATGTATGTAATGATTGTTTATACTGTTCGTATGTTTGGTATGTCGCTGCTCATGATGCCAATATTTACAGCAGGATTAAATGAGCTTGCGCTTAGCTTAAATAAATACGGCACAGCGATGGTTAATACGCTGCGAATGGTTGCTGGAGCTGTAGGAATGGCGTTCTTTGTATCTATTATGATGAATCAAGGTGAAAAACACGTGAAAAACATCGTAACGAATCAGCAAATTTTGCCGGCAGATAAAGGCAGTATGGCTGAAGCTGTGAATCAAGGTACGGCAATGGGTATTAACGATGCGTTTATGATTGCAACGATTTTAAGTGTGATAGCGTTTGTTTTAGCCTTCTTTATTCGTAAAACATCACCAAAAGAAGATACCATTACAAATCGTGTGAAAAAAGCAAGCTAA
- a CDS encoding 3D domain-containing protein, translated as MKKTMITFSLVLMSLFGVASGASAATNTYTVKSGDSLYKIAKTYKVSVSQLKQWNNLKSDSIHPKQVLKVSQTKSSTPAKAAPAKSSNVVKEFKVTATAYTANCKGCSGKTAIGIDLKKNPNQKVISVDPKVIKLGSKVYVEGYGTAIAADTGGAIKGNKIDVLLPSQKEALKWGRKTVKVQILK; from the coding sequence ATGAAAAAGACAATGATTACGTTCAGTTTAGTTCTAATGTCACTGTTCGGAGTGGCAAGTGGTGCATCAGCTGCAACAAATACATATACAGTAAAAAGCGGAGATTCGCTATACAAAATTGCAAAGACATATAAAGTATCGGTTAGTCAGCTGAAACAGTGGAATAACTTAAAGTCAGACAGCATTCATCCGAAACAAGTATTAAAAGTATCTCAAACAAAATCAAGCACGCCTGCTAAAGCAGCGCCTGCGAAGTCTTCAAACGTTGTGAAAGAATTTAAAGTAACAGCAACAGCGTATACAGCGAACTGCAAAGGCTGCAGCGGAAAAACAGCGATTGGAATTGACTTGAAAAAGAATCCAAATCAAAAAGTGATTTCTGTCGATCCAAAAGTGATTAAGCTTGGTTCAAAAGTATACGTAGAGGGTTACGGCACGGCAATCGCAGCTGATACGGGCGGTGCGATTAAAGGAAATAAAATTGACGTTCTTCTTCCTTCTCAAAAAGAAGCGTTAAAATGGGGAAGAAAAACAGTAAAAGTTCAAATCTTAAAATAA
- a CDS encoding superoxide dismutase, producing the protein MADQDERKRYLMEVQTWLEQVCDPVFEEAITEVDITSYITRTQEDVLEYLSEEDVNEYTLEEINNAVRHIDKVLKERLGDDGRERESIAPGQHELPPLGYSYSALEPYINREIMRLHHSKHHQSYVDGLNKAELMLQQARNTNNFDLIKHWEREASFHGSGHYLHTIFWEIMSPEGGGRPRRQLLQQLQKDFGSYEKFMMHFSQAAKKVEGVGWAILVWSPRSRKLEVLQAERHQLLTQWDTIPLLVLDVWEHAYYLQYKNERDPYVDNWWKIVYWPNVEKRFEAAKMLQWQPY; encoded by the coding sequence ATGGCCGATCAAGATGAGAGAAAAAGATACTTGATGGAAGTTCAGACCTGGCTTGAACAAGTATGTGATCCGGTATTTGAAGAAGCCATTACAGAAGTAGATATAACGTCATATATAACGCGCACGCAAGAAGACGTTCTTGAATATTTAAGTGAAGAAGATGTCAACGAATATACGTTAGAAGAAATCAATAATGCAGTGCGGCATATTGATAAAGTCTTAAAAGAGCGGCTCGGAGACGACGGCAGGGAGCGAGAATCGATAGCGCCAGGACAGCACGAGCTGCCGCCGCTTGGCTATAGCTATTCAGCTCTTGAACCGTATATTAACCGGGAAATTATGCGTCTTCATCACAGCAAGCACCATCAAAGCTATGTAGATGGATTAAATAAAGCAGAGCTCATGCTTCAGCAAGCCCGTAACACAAACAATTTTGACCTCATAAAACATTGGGAACGGGAAGCTTCTTTTCATGGCTCCGGTCATTACTTGCATACAATCTTTTGGGAAATTATGAGTCCAGAAGGAGGAGGGAGGCCGAGACGACAGCTGCTGCAGCAGCTTCAAAAAGACTTTGGCAGCTATGAGAAGTTTATGATGCACTTTTCTCAAGCTGCAAAAAAAGTAGAGGGTGTTGGCTGGGCTATCTTAGTATGGTCGCCGCGTTCGCGAAAGCTCGAAGTTCTGCAAGCTGAGCGCCATCAGCTTCTCACGCAGTGGGATACGATTCCGCTGCTCGTATTAGACGTATGGGAACACGCCTATTATTTGCAGTACAAAAATGAACGTGATCCGTACGTTGATAATTGGTGGAAAATAGTTTACTGGCCAAATGTAGAAAAAAGGTTCGAGGCAGCTAAAATGCTTCAGTGGCAGCCATATTAA